One segment of Purpureocillium takamizusanense chromosome 7, complete sequence DNA contains the following:
- the IML1 gene encoding vacuolar membrane-associated protein iml1 (BUSCO:EOG092604I8~EggNog:ENOG503NX2D~COG:T) — translation MSRNAGTASSGPRRGPRWSHLRQTSTGHDHHPFHHHHHHVHRPLATSPGSPGSNSTHSTIRDDRGRRRAERYCHVTVNESYVRDEVLLNLDLLGPEVKPGSLVSITVLAKGDSARTSSGAYGSFNKQPSHDHYDGARPAAGDHDCSHSRYIFVAKDMTREMKARHPDAEVYVIKNIADAFGMKKGHQVLLAPVDKDHPATEATHVEMTFKDQYLSRADMWRLTVGELTQKTVYKGQSILFMGTIKAQVTAVFVEGQNVHSAFFVRDTRPIFRSESARYMLFIQMSREMWDFDSESSGEIMFSKVVNGFLPAMFKRWALLRVKHLVSIVLFARVEYDTGISSELATEALPSDYCTGVQPYGNRRPYKDFYRVVVSQMASGEWTKILYQLKREFNYFRRDISLHHQHVGAFSEQCSEELGGKDGPVTRIKAESSLSIHGNMLEAINLAASQFSHDYIDRDLTRTGISIAVITPGPGIFEVDYETLRRTTEALVGNGMGIDLICMPRMPLHSVPLFKYRNPRFSEDNPLGQGASFSRSYQSRDSTPNQPTPVIGSYQSLTGSFSPTKASIVTRRIESLTSMAANEKWCYALPQWLHVSFWTGTSNEALSYAGIALTVSNRVEQDDEDEFRMRCRMYDLQMRSVLDANEIEAAPLQSDPHYPTHAIDGAATSKRRQDRIGDTLYIPNLRAPETLVDSVIGFQKFAPERLVRPGEKSIWKLLQEFDDSKSHLTARHHHHSPKHRMELDDMPRKQQSEDAAALGTSLPERKHYGQAASRKFSLTTAEAEKPNMAMERKPREHSIATPKLPPPEVTMKAIKTPKFMRHISLGQRGFGIAAPKVAVAEVKAETVSAAVVSAGDLRPPSAPRSLSDLRPTTPQTIASATSSSSARKSKSDARESIAEGIPATPSIPISKRDGPSRQDLATSHLVPPATVFAQPNVRRERPDDDHDVRKSNAMRAEDAQKVYTSKLRAGMVPELPTTLSPKTAVTPWLSLLNPSNPEHHRIDDTVLYSRWQHVFPRTSDMKVQKWKTLCCPAAVPLTTEYFPPKAQFDAEYQRHPYNVDQNADDDVAEEPRSRKEFIKELISMRFSHGFQVIVGPSVAQAFGQKLIKIADIFSRDQPLDDGTSVFMSVGNTIHQLSCVNGTEVEVNIYVRKPAEPSVSEGFSAVYKPAIRTLLDDSYETRRVDILTPKLERNWNTIDSFLAGHHDEMMESLRFWRARYVLIPLSPRHPSIPRTQTGDNPEELRIEGIKRLAQLWQKHRYFPPSEKRFQTRDNRRNTLDIVYKTDDPSAVIAAELETLPLFEGQEGMQRKGKLVTRKERFQKSHLNLAALAEAIQQPVENGGVPLRNRRWHLRMHSAAFIGSDMTTWLLDNFEDLEDREEAEQLGNALMVQEEPKIKDRDKEKDGVEPKGPHEKGLFVHVEKRHRFRDGNYFYQMAPEFAKAQPGWFSSKRKDASVPPTPLSETGRDSPHASVRAPSSADGMSPASAAPTPITSTGIANKNRPRVVLSKVVKYDIDPRKRSYRPERIDLHYDRLHNPDNCFHIRIDWMNATSKLVQDVIESWEREASQYGLRLVEVPIREASLITESNPFRKPFLIKLAARPPDEKPEAYYDPNSLGPQAAPSKNFYQSAILKSFDFVLDLEAASNFPSNVDVRYSWGKPEFRYTQYIHRSGTLLAQITDDGNFLVLANRLYNKSFGAARDKEMRTQGSSEQLTHLDRAGRLMSIGGGYGTQNMSEPVPAPGAASPMVRPTFHYQSPALRPADTPAVGANPATHSGKAQSGRGGVAEAIKEEFEAFCNDATSLEAFYKETLEKGQRVHDTPSSIATGPPGLEPVPEASIPSLGLPPGVLGGTAGTGDGNERSAAALAASMRLGSPMTFMRRGSVQFDGMGLGSKGK, via the exons ATGTCTCGAAATGCCGGAACAGCATCGTcgggcccgcgccggggTCCGCGATGGTCTCACCTCCGGCAGACGAGCAccggccacgaccaccaccccttccaccatcaccaccaccacgtccaCCGCCCTCTCGCCACATCCCCTGGCTCTCCAGGTAGCAACTCGACCCATTCTACCATAAGAGACGAtaggggccgccgccgcgccgagagATACTGCCATGTCACTGTGAACGAGAGCTACGTCCGCGACGAGGTCCTCCTCAATCTTGACCTGCTTGGCCCCGAAGTCAAGCCCGGATCCCTCGTGTCCATCACTGTTTTGGCCAAGGGTGATTCTGCCCGAACCTCTTCGGGTGCCTACGGAAGCTTCAACAAACAGCCGTCTCACGATCATTACGATGGCGCGAGGCCGGCAGCCGGCGACCACGACTGCTCTCACAGCCGATACATCTTCGTGGCCAAGGACATGACTAGGGAAATGAAGGCTCGGCaccccgacgccgaggtcTACGTCATAAAGAATATTGCAGACGCGTTTGGCATGAAGAAAGGCCATCAGGTCTTACTTGCTCCA GTTGACAAGGACCACCCTGCAACTGAGGCCACCCACGTCGAGATGACTTTCAAGGACCAATATCTCTCCAGGGCGGACATGTGGAGGCTGACCGTGGGGGAGCTGACTCAAAAAACAGTCTACAAGGGACAGTCCATACTTTTCATGGGGACTATCAAGGCGCAGGTCACCGCCGTTTTCGTTGAGGGACAAAATGTGCATTCTGCCTTCTTTGTCCGAGACACCAGACCAATCTTTCGCAGCGAATCAGCCAGATACATGCTCTTCATACAAATGTCCCGTGAGATGTGGGACTTTGACTCGGAAAGCTCTGGGGAGATTATGTTCAGCAAGGTCGTCAACGGCTTCCTTCCTGCCATGTTCAAGCGCTGGGCCCTTTTGAGGGTGAAGCACCTTGTCAGCATAGTGCTCTTTGCTCGTGTGGAGTATGACACTGGCATCTCAAGTGAGCTGGCAACAGAAGCGCTCCCGAGCGACTACTGCACAGGCGTGCAGCCATATGGTAACCGCCGGCCGTACAAGGACTTCTACCGTGTGGTTGTCAGCCAAATGGCAAGTGGGGAGTGGACAAAGATTCTCTATCAACTCAAAAGAGAATTCAATTACTTCCGACGAGACATAAGCCTCCACCATCAACACGTTGGCGCCTTTTCGGAACAGTGCTCGGAAGAGCTCGGGGGCAAGGATGGTCCAGTAACGAGAATCAAAGCGGAATCGTCACTATCCATCCACGGCAACATGCTTGAGGCCATCAACCTAGCCGCGTCGCAATTTTCTCATGATTACATCGACAGGGACCTCACTCGCACCGGCATTTCCATCGCTGTCATTACCCCGGGCCCGGGAATTTTTGAGGTCGACTACGAGACTTTAAGAAGGACCACGGAAGCGCTTGTCGGTAACGGCATGGGTATAGATCTCATTTGCATGCCCCGGATGCCGCTGCACTCTGTACCTCTGTTCAAGTACAGGAACCCTCGGTTCTCCGAGGACAACCCGCTTGGTCAGGGCGCTTCTTTCTCCAGGTCATACCAGAGTCGCGATAGCACACCAAATCAACCAACGCCTGTGATCGGGAGTTATCAGTCCTTGACAGGTTCTTTCTCACCTACCAAGGCTTCTATAGTCACGCGCCGGATTGAGTCCCTTACCTCAATGGCGGCGAACGAGAAGTGGTGCTACGCCCTACCGCAGTGGCTACATGTCTCATTCTGGACCGGCACATCTAACGAAGCACTGTCTTACGCGGGTATTGCTCTCACTGTGTCGAATAGGGTTGAgcaggacgatgaggacgaatTCAGAATGAGGTGTCGTATGTACGACTTGCAAATGCGAAGTGTCTTGGACGCCAACGAGATCGAGGCGGCCCCGCTGCAGTCAGACCCTCACTACCCAACGCATGCCATTGACGGCGCAGCGACTTCGAAGCGGCGCCAGGACCGCATTGGCGACACGCTTTACATCCCAAACCTGCGAGCCCCGGAGACTCTGGTCGACAGCGTCATCGGCTTTCAAAAGTTCGCCCCTGAAAGGCTCGTTCGCCCTGGGGAGAAGTCGATCTGGAAACTTTTACAGGAGTTTGACGATTCCAAAAGCCACTTGACTGCacggcaccatcatcatTCTCCAAAACATCGCATGGAATTGGACGACATGCCTCGAAAACAACAGTCTGAGGACGCTGCCGCGCTAGGGACCTCTTTGCCAGAGAGGAAGCATTATGGTCAGGCAGCTTCTAGGAAATTCTCCCTGACCACGGCAGAGGCCGAAAAGCCAAACATGGCCATGGAAAGAAAACCGCGCGAGCATTCCATTGCCACCCCTAAGCTACCCCCTCCAGAAGTAACAATGAAGGCGATAAAGACTCCAAAGTTCATGAGACACATTAGCCTCGGCCAACGAGGGTTCGGAATCGCTGCTCCAAAGGTTGCAGTAGCGGAGGTCAAGGCGGAGACAGTCAGTGCCGCCGTTGTGTCAGCAGGCGAtctgcggccgccgtccgctCCAAGGTCTCTCTCGGATTTGAGgccaacgacgccgcagACCATTGCAAGTGCTacctcttcttcttcggcgcGTAAATCGAAATCCGACGCTCGGGAATCTATAGCCGAAGGGATCCCAGCCACACCCAGCATCCCGATTTCGAAACGAGATGGCCCAAGCCGACAAGACTTGGCAACCAGTCACCTGGTTCCACCCGCAACTGTCTTTGCGCAGCCCAACGTCAGGCGAGAGAGACCTGACGATGATCACGACGTACGAAAGTCCAACGCCATGCGTGCAGAGGACGCACAAAAGGTGTATACTAGCAAGCTGCGGGCCGGGATGGTGCCCGAGCTGCCGACGACCTTGTCCCCAAAGACCGCCGTCACGCCATGGCTCAGTCTCCTCAATCCATCCAATCCTGAGCATCACCGTATAGACGACACCGTTCTGTACAGCCGATGGCAGCATGTCTTTCCACGCACATCGGACATGAAGGTGCAAAAGTGGAAGACGCTCTGTTGCCCTGCAGCGGTGCCTCTCACGACGGAGTATTTCCCTCCAAAGGCCCAATTCGACGCGGAGTACCAGCGACACCCTTATAATGTTGATCAAAatgccgacgatgatgtggCCGAGGAACCCAGGTCCCGAAAAGAGTTCATCAAGGAACTCATCAGCATGCGCTTCTCGCACGGCTTTCAGGTCATCGTCGGCCCCTCTGTGGCTCAGGCATTCGGGCAAAAGCTCATTAAGATCGCGGATATCTTCTCCCGAGACCAGCCACTGGACGATGGCACGAGTGTCTTCATGTCTGTCGGAAATACTATTCATCAACTCTCCTGTGTCAATGGTACTGAGGTGGAAGTCAACATATACGTGCGTAAACCAGCTGAGCCTTCTGTTTCGGAAGGGTTCTCGGCAGTATACAAGCCGGCGATTCGAACATTGCTTGATGACAGCTACGAGACCCGAAGGGTCGATATCCTCACTCCCAAACTGGAGCGCAACTGGAACACTATCGACTCCTTCCTCGCTGGCCATCATGACGAGATGATGGAGAGTCTCAGGTTCTGGCGTGCCCGGTATGTTTTGATTCCTCTCAGCCCGAGGCACCCTTCCATTCCGAGGACGCAGACAGGCGACAACCCTGAAGAACTGCGAATCGAGGGTATCAAGCGGCTGGCTCAGCTATGGCAAAAGCACCGCTACTTTCCTCCGTCAGAAAAGCGATTTCAAACGCGAGATAATCGACGAAATACGTTGGATATCGTTTACAAGACGGATGATCCCTCAGCAGTCATTGCAGCCGAGCTCGAGACATTGCCATTGTTCGAAGGGCAGGAGGGCATGCAGCGCAAAGGAAAGCTCGTGACGAGGAAGGAGAGATTTCAGAAATCGCACCTCAATCTTGCGGCCCTCGCTGAAGCAATTCAGCAACCTGTTGAGAACGGTGGCGTGCCTTTGCGAAACAGACGGTGGCATTTGCGCATGCACAGCGCAGCCTTCATTGGCTCCGACATGACAACCTGGCTTCTGGACAATTTTGAAGATTTGGAGGATCGTGAAGAGGCAGAGCAGCTGGGCAATGCGTTGATGGTACAGGAAGAGCCCAAGATCAAAGACAGGGACAAAGAGAAGGATGGTGTTGAACCCAAGGGGCCGCACGAGAAGGGACTGTTCGTTCACGTCGAAAAGCGCCACAGGTTTCGAGACGGTAACTACTTCTACCAGATGGCACCCGAGTTTGCGAAGGCACAACCTGGTTGGTTCAGTTCCAAGCGAAAGGACGCATCAGTACCACCAACGCCCCTGTCCGAGACGGGTCGCGACTCGCCACATGCGAGTGTGCGCGCCCCAAGCTCAGCCGACGGTATGTCGCCTGCTTCTGCAGCCCCTACGCCGATTACCTCGACTGGTATTGCAAACAAGAACCGACCTCGCGTTGTATTGAGCAAGGTGGTCAAGTACGACATTGACCCTCGCAAGAGGTCATATCGCCCCGAACGCATCGACCTGCACTACGACCGCCTCCACAATCCAGACAACTGTTTCCACATCCGCATTGATTGGATGAATGCGACATCTAAACTGGTCCAAGACGTCATTGAGAGTTGGGAACGGGAGGCCAGCCAGTACGGTCTGCGACTTGTTGAGGTGCCCATCAGGGAGGCATCTCTCATTACTGAATCCAATCCCTTTCGCAAACCTTTTCTTATCAAGCTTGCCGCACGCCCACCCGACGAGAAGCCAGAGGCGTATTACGATCCGAATTCCCTTGGGCCCCAGGCGGCGCCAAGCAAGAACTTCTATCAGTCTGCCATCCTCAAGAGCTTCGacttcgtcctcgacctcgaggccgcgagCAATTTCCCGAGCAACGTCGATGTGCGGTACTCATGGGGCAAACCCGAGTTCCGGTACACCCAGTACATACACCGGTCCGGGACTCTCCTCGCTCAGATaaccgacgacggcaacttTCTTGTCCTAGCGAACCGGCTTTACAACAAAAGCTTCGGTGCTGCCCGCGACAAGGAGATGCGCACACAGGGTTCATCAGAGCAGCTCACGCACCTTGATCGCGCGGGACGACTCATgagcatcggcggcggtTACGGCACACAAAACATGTCCGAACCTGTCCCTGCACCCGGGGCAGCCTCACCCATGGTGCGCCCGACATTTCACTACCAGTCCCCGGCCCTCCGACCTGCCGACACCCCGGCCGTGGGTGCCAACCCCGCTACCCACAGCGGCAAAGCGCAgtccggccgcggcggagtGGCCGAGGCTATCAAGGAAGAGTTTGAGGCGTTCTGCAACGACGCCACATCTCTAGAGGCTTTCTACAAGGAGACACTCGAGAAGGGCCAGCGCGTGCACGAcacgccctcgtccatcGCCACGGGTCCGCCCGGCCTGGAACCAGTGCCCGAGGCTAGTATCCCCTCGCTCGGGTTGCCACCCGGCGTGCTGGGCGGTACGGCTGGAACCGGTGATGGCAACGagaggagcgccgccgcgctggccgcgagCATGCGGCTGGGCAGCCCCATGACGTTCATGCGCCGGGGGAGTGTGCAGTTTGATGGCATGGGACTCGGTTCAAAGGGCAAGTAA
- a CDS encoding uncharacterized protein (COG:E~EggNog:ENOG503NV1E), producing MPPTAVLPSPRTYSIAAIPADGIGPEVIEAGIEVLSALAESLGSFAIDFTHYDWSSDTYKKTGKYIPDGGLEQLKKHDAIFFGAVGAPDVPDHISLWGLRLAICQPFQQYANVRPTRILPGISSPLRNCKREDLDWVIVRENSEGEYAGQGGRSHRGCAWETATEVAIFTRHGIIRLMRFAFETAQRRRRKMLTVVTKSNAQRNGMVLWDEVAAAVSKEFPDVTMDKMLVDAMTVRMVQKPESLDTIVATNLHADILSDLAAALAGSIGIAPTSNLDPTREHPSMFEPIHGSAFDITGKGISNPIATFWTAAEMLAWLGEDEASATLMKSVENICARGVVTPDLGGIAGTKEVTAAVLADIKGDSSKTHQ from the exons atgccgccgaccgcTGTGCTGCCATCGCCCAGGACGTACAGCATTGCTGCCATacccgccgacggcatcgggcCAGAGGTCATTGAAGCTGGGATTGAGGTCCTGTCTGCTCTTGCCGAGAGCCTTGGATCCTTTGCGATTGACTTCACGCACTACGATTGGAGCTCTGACACGTAcaagaagacgggcaagTACATTCCGGACGGCGGACTGGAACAGCTCAAGAAGCATGACGCCATCTTCTTTGGTGCCGTCGGGGCGCCTG ACGTTCCCGACCACATCTCTTTATGGGGACTTCGCCTGGCTATTTGCCAACCCTTTCAGCAGTACGCCAACGTGCGTCCGACTCGCATCCTGCCCGGCATTAGCTCACCGCTGCGCAACTGTAAGCGCGAGGATCTTGACTGGGTCATAGTACGCGAGAACAGCGAGGGCGAGTATGCTGGGCAAGGAGGTCGCTCCCACAGAGGTTGCGCTTGGGAAACAGCGACAGAAGTCGCCATCTTCACACGGCACGGCATCATTAGGCTCATGCGATTCGCCTTCGAGACGGCACAGAGAAGACGGCGAAAGATGCTCACGGTAGTCACCAAGAGCAACGCGCAGCGCAACGGCATGGTTCTCTGGGACGAggtggcagcagcggtgAGCAAGGAATTCCCAGACGTCACCATGGACAAGATGTTGGTCGATGCTATGACGGTGCGCATGGTGCAGAAGCCGGAGAGCCTCGACACCATTGTCGCGACGAATCTC CATGCCGACATTCTCTCGGACCTTGCTGCTGCATTGGCTGGATCCATTGGCATCGCTCCCACGAGCAACCTCGACCCCACTCGCGAGCATCCGTCCATGTTTGAGCCCATTCATGGCTCTGCGTTCGATATCACCGGCAAGGGCATCTCCAACCCGATCGCAACATTCTGGACTGCCGCCGAGATGCTCGCATGGCtaggcgaagacgaggcgtCTGCTACCCTGATGAAGTCGGTGGAGAACATTTGTGCCCGTGGCGTCGTGACGCCCGACCTGGGCGGTATTGCCGGCACCAAAGAGGTGACGGCTGCTGTGCTAGCTGATATCAAGGGAGACTCCAGCAAGACGCACCAGTAG
- a CDS encoding uncharacterized protein (COG:E~EggNog:ENOG503NV1E), with amino-acid sequence MTPSSLVPSGRLVRVPRRWMRMPMFRRRREIRTDSSVDVPDHISLWGLRLAICQPFQQYANVRPTRILPGISSPLRNCKREDLDWVIVRENSEGEYAGQGGRSHRGCAWETATEVAIFTRHGIIRLMRFAFETAQRRRRKMLTVVTKSNAQRNGMVLWDEVAAAVSKEFPDVTMDKMLVDAMTVRMVQKPESLDTIVATNLHADILSDLAAALAGSIGIAPTSNLDPTREHPSMFEPIHGSAFDITGKGISNPIATFWTAAEMLAWLGEDEASATLMKSVENICARGVVTPDLGGIAGTKEVTAAVLADIKGDSSKTHQ; translated from the exons ATGACGCCATCTTCTTTGGTGCCGTCGGGGCGCCTGGTAAGagttcctcgacgatggATGAGGATGCCAATGTTCCGTAGGCGACGAGAGATACGAACTGATTCATCGGTAGACGTTCCCGACCACATCTCTTTATGGGGACTTCGCCTGGCTATTTGCCAACCCTTTCAGCAGTACGCCAACGTGCGTCCGACTCGCATCCTGCCCGGCATTAGCTCACCGCTGCGCAACTGTAAGCGCGAGGATCTTGACTGGGTCATAGTACGCGAGAACAGCGAGGGCGAGTATGCTGGGCAAGGAGGTCGCTCCCACAGAGGTTGCGCTTGGGAAACAGCGACAGAAGTCGCCATCTTCACACGGCACGGCATCATTAGGCTCATGCGATTCGCCTTCGAGACGGCACAGAGAAGACGGCGAAAGATGCTCACGGTAGTCACCAAGAGCAACGCGCAGCGCAACGGCATGGTTCTCTGGGACGAggtggcagcagcggtgAGCAAGGAATTCCCAGACGTCACCATGGACAAGATGTTGGTCGATGCTATGACGGTGCGCATGGTGCAGAAGCCGGAGAGCCTCGACACCATTGTCGCGACGAATCTC CATGCCGACATTCTCTCGGACCTTGCTGCTGCATTGGCTGGATCCATTGGCATCGCTCCCACGAGCAACCTCGACCCCACTCGCGAGCATCCGTCCATGTTTGAGCCCATTCATGGCTCTGCGTTCGATATCACCGGCAAGGGCATCTCCAACCCGATCGCAACATTCTGGACTGCCGCCGAGATGCTCGCATGGCtaggcgaagacgaggcgtCTGCTACCCTGATGAAGTCGGTGGAGAACATTTGTGCCCGTGGCGTCGTGACGCCCGACCTGGGCGGTATTGCCGGCACCAAAGAGGTGACGGCTGCTGTGCTAGCTGATATCAAGGGAGACTCCAGCAAGACGCACCAGTAG
- a CDS encoding uncharacterized protein (COG:P~EggNog:ENOG503NU56~TransMembrane:11 (i186-203o209-229i241-262o274-294i306-327o339-359i437-459o479-502i509-536o548-564i571-591o)) yields MARKSRAHNDHSTSMPLGYETANPTTKSPGKTLPRLLKHLLKPMTTRRRRRTSRLRTFLNSWINILLLAAPVGIALNYVKSVNRIAVFVVNFIAIIPLAAMLSFATEEIALRTGETLGGLLNATFGNAVELIVAIIALKDKEFTIVKTSLIGSILSNLLLVMGCCFFFGGLRRQEQFFNTTVAQTAASLLALAAASVIVPTVFDSAKDTGPDRVAALSRGTAVILLLVYAAYLFFQLKTHQLVFNEESQKVPAKPWSSGGLGAGAVKQGLAMPGSLMGHAMPNQSENERLSKMLMNPSEMADEDEEEEPQLNFLVALGTLAGSTVIIALCAEFMVDSIDSVTKGPNGTPGPLSVEFVGLILLPIVGNAAEHATAVTVAIKDKMDLAIGVAVGSSMQVALFLIPLLVVIGWGMGYEQMNLSFDNFQVAVMFVAVLLTNYLIGDGKSHWLEGFLLICLYAIIAVCSFFYPNEAALSSEK; encoded by the exons ATGGCGAGGAAAAGCCGGGCTCACAACGATcactcgacgtcgatgcctCTGGGTTACGAAACCGCAAACCCGACGACGAAGTCTCCCGGCAAGACGCTGCCACGACTGCTCAAACATCTGCTCAAACCGAtgacgacaagaagaagaagaaggacaagcAGACTG CGGACATTTCTCAATTCATGGATCAATATCTTGCTTCTCGCCGCGCCTGTCGGAATCGCGCTAAACTACGTCAAATCCGTGAATCGGATTGCGGTCTTCGTTGTTAATTTCATCGCGATCATCCCTCTCGCCGCTATGCTCAGCTTTGCCACCGAAGAAATTGCGCTTCGTACGGGTGAGACACTTGGAGGACTCCTCAACGCAACGTTCGGCAATGCTGTCGAACTCATCGTCGCAATCATCGCTCTCAAAGACAAAGAGTTCACTATTGTCAAAACGTCTCTGATCGGATCCATTCTTTCCAACCTGCTCCTCGTCATGGgttgctgcttcttcttcggcgggCTTAGACGACAGGAGCAATTCTTCAACACGACAGTCGCCCAGACCGCCGCGTCACTGCTGGCCCTCGCAGCCGCATCCGTCATCGTCCCAACCGTGTTCGATTCAGCTAAGGACACGGGCCCCGATAGGGTCGCTGCGTTGTCCCGCGGCACAGCAGTTATTCTCCTCCTTGTATACGCCGCCTACCTCTTTTTCCAGCTCAAGACCCACCAGTTGGTCTTCAACGAGGAGAGCCAGAAGGTCCCTGCCAAGCCCTGGAGCtctggcggcctcggcgctggcgccgtcaAGCAGGGACTCGCAATGCCGGGTTCTCTCATGGGGCATGCTATGCCAAACCAGTCCGAGAATGAACGACTGTCGAAAATGCTGATGAACCCCTCCGAGATGgcggacgaagacgaggaagaagaaccTCAATTGAATTTTCTCGTCGCTCTGGGGACCTTGGCGGGCTCGACTGTCATTATTGCCCTCTGCGCGGAGTTCATGGTCGACTCGATCGACTCCGTCACCAAAGGCCCGAATGGAACTCCTGGTCCCCTCTCTGTCGAATTTGTTGGACTTATCTTGTTGCCAATCGTTGGTAACGCCGCCGAACACGCCACTGCTGTCACGGTTGCCATTAAGGACAAGATGGACCTTGCCATTGGCGTAGCCGTCGGATCCAGCATGCAGGTTGCCTTGTTCCTGATACCCCTTCTTGTTGTTATCGGATGGGGTATGGGCTACGAGCAGATGAACTTGAGTTTTGACAACTTCCAAGTGGCAGTCATGTTCGTTGCGGTCCTACTCACAAACTACCTTATTGGCGATGGCAAGAGCCACTGGCTTGAAGGCTTCCTGCTGATTTGCCTCTACGCCATCATCGCTGTCTGCTCGTTCT TTTATCCGAATGAGGCAGCGCTCAGCTCAGAAAAGTGA